The Planococcus liqunii genome includes a region encoding these proteins:
- the murJ gene encoding murein biosynthesis integral membrane protein MurJ has protein sequence MSSLKKAAIWTTGLALLLKLSGLLRESVVANEFGASAATDAYFLAFSFITLVVAMIATGFNNVFLPMYIKRRKNGSDLDDTNANGLLNWTMLIFAAVSIAGWSWSEKIVPAIYPVMSEAAEPIAIEITEVFFIFMTFIALAGLLESYLQSRRIFVPTLVSKLLATLMSALFALFFSDIWGIYSLAYGFVVGTVIGAIIQMYYLIRSDYKWKPTLRMESDFTKAFVILIIPSLLNSVVGQINLFVNKAFASGTIDSAVTYLNNASLLVSIPNAIYASTLAAIIFTLMSEQTEDEAKFKDTLFRGMEISFITLVPIAIGLWVVGDAAISFIYERGAFTAADTEGTYQALLFYLPIIIFQGMQLILSKSMYARGKTAIVFRISVTTIVLNFLLNWFLVDDYGYTALAFAASAVSVYYFAISMVVVYKDLGMSEFKRFLATAVRIAIPAILMGIAVWGAKELLNAEQWYSLVQLGVLVPIGIVVYVAMLRIVHPAGFRRFLGLAKRNR, from the coding sequence ATGTCGAGTCTAAAAAAAGCGGCCATATGGACAACTGGCCTTGCGTTATTGTTAAAATTATCCGGTCTTCTCCGGGAATCGGTTGTTGCCAATGAGTTTGGTGCATCAGCAGCGACGGATGCTTATTTTCTGGCATTTTCTTTTATCACATTAGTGGTGGCCATGATTGCCACAGGATTTAATAATGTGTTTCTTCCAATGTATATTAAGCGCCGCAAAAACGGCAGTGACTTGGATGACACAAACGCAAATGGCTTGCTCAATTGGACAATGCTCATTTTCGCAGCTGTCTCCATTGCCGGCTGGTCTTGGTCAGAAAAAATAGTTCCTGCTATTTATCCGGTAATGTCGGAAGCAGCTGAGCCGATCGCAATTGAAATTACAGAAGTCTTCTTTATTTTCATGACGTTCATTGCTCTTGCCGGTTTACTTGAATCCTATTTGCAATCCCGCCGAATTTTCGTTCCAACTTTGGTGTCAAAATTGCTCGCCACATTGATGTCAGCATTATTCGCTCTGTTTTTCAGCGATATTTGGGGGATCTATTCGTTGGCCTATGGTTTTGTTGTCGGAACGGTGATCGGAGCCATTATACAAATGTATTATCTGATCCGTTCAGATTATAAATGGAAACCGACTTTACGTATGGAATCCGATTTTACGAAAGCATTTGTTATTTTAATCATTCCTTCCCTCTTAAATTCTGTGGTCGGGCAAATCAATTTGTTTGTCAACAAAGCTTTTGCTTCCGGTACCATTGACTCTGCTGTCACGTATTTAAACAACGCATCGTTACTCGTCAGTATACCGAATGCAATTTATGCTTCTACATTAGCTGCAATCATTTTCACATTGATGTCAGAACAAACCGAGGATGAAGCAAAGTTCAAAGATACCTTGTTTCGTGGCATGGAAATTTCGTTTATCACCCTTGTACCGATTGCCATCGGTTTATGGGTTGTAGGCGATGCAGCGATTTCTTTCATCTACGAACGTGGTGCATTTACTGCTGCAGATACTGAAGGCACTTATCAAGCTTTGCTATTTTACTTGCCTATTATTATTTTCCAAGGTATGCAGCTGATTCTTTCAAAATCAATGTACGCCCGTGGAAAAACAGCGATTGTGTTCCGCATTTCGGTCACCACAATCGTTCTCAACTTTTTACTGAACTGGTTCTTGGTTGACGATTACGGTTACACAGCACTTGCATTTGCTGCATCCGCTGTATCTGTGTATTACTTTGCGATTTCGATGGTAGTCGTATACAAAGATTTGGGAATGAGCGAATTTAAGCGCTTTTTGGCTACTGCAGTTCGTATTGCGATCCCAGCCATCCTTATGGGAATCGCAGTCTGGGGAGCTAAAGAACTATTAAACGCTGAACAATGGTATTCGCTTGTTCAGTTGGGTGTTTTAGTTCCTATTGGAATAGTTGTCTACGTTGCCATGCTCCGCATCGTTCACCCAGCCGGTTTTAGAAGATTTTTAGGATTGGCTAAACGCAATAGATAA